The following proteins come from a genomic window of Panicum hallii strain FIL2 chromosome 8, PHallii_v3.1, whole genome shotgun sequence:
- the LOC112872387 gene encoding CASP-like protein 1U1 — protein MHPFRVHHHCKHLDPMADGEAGKAVSLLFRIAALVLSVAAAVVMGTASQLVVGGGDRGAPSSYAVSCSQYNALKYFVVAGAISAVCSAAALYLCAVRAAAAIGSLPLVPLLDAAAQGLLFSAAGAAGPWGSSGVDVGGGGGSVCDAAGAFCGKVSVAAGVGACAAVAVAVAALARDARRRGSSGGSCDW, from the exons ATGCATCCATTCAGAGTTCACCACCATTGCAAGCATCTGGACCCG ATGGCCGACGGTGAGGCCGGCAAGGCGGTGAGCCTCCTCTTCCGCATCGCCGCGCTCGTCCTGTCGGTGGCGGCCGCCGTCGTGATGGGCACCGCCAGCCAGCTggtcgtcggcggcggcgaccgggGAGCCCCGTCGAGCTACGCCGTCTCGTGCAGCCAGTACAACGCTCTCAA GTACTTCGTGGTGGCCGGCGCGATCTCGGCCGTCTGCTCTGCGGCGGCGCTGTACCTGTGCgccgtgcgcgccgccgccgcgatcggctcgCTGCCGCTGGTGCCCCTCCTCGACGCCGCGGCGCAGGGCCTCCTCTTCTCGGCAGCCGGCGCGGCTGGCCCGTGGGGCAGCAGCGGGGTAGACgtaggaggcggcggcggcagcgtgtGCGACGCCGCCGGCGCGTTCTGCGGGAAGGTGAGCGTCGCGGCGGGCGTTGGCGCGTGcgcggccgtcgccgtcgccgtcgcggcgCTGGCCAGGGACGCGCGCCGCAGGGGCAGCTCGGGAGGGT
- the LOC112903460 gene encoding CASP-like protein 1U3: MAAGKSDGSSDAASLALRIATVALSVASAAMMASASQRSCAGCVPASQVSVSYSDYSSLKYSLVANIISAALQAAAAWLAARGREGEGKAARSLAELVDTAAQVFLYSSSALAFSVDDFGTCGHRVAGVCKGSGEFCQRVRASGAVSMAAAVALAASKYLKDVPVSTWFKGDETKKAKSGCGRGCHCHH, translated from the exons ATGGCTGCTGGCAAGTCCGACGGGTCGTCGGACGCGGCCAGCCTCGCCCTCCGCATCGCCACCGTGGCGCTGTCGGTGGCGTCGGCGGCCATGATGGCGTCCGCATCCCAGCGCTCCTGCGCCGGCTGCGTTCCGGCGAGCCAGGTTTCCGTCTCCTACAGCGACTACAGCTCCCTCAA GTATTCTCTCGTCGCCAATATCATCTCGGCGGCgctgcaggcggcggcggcgtggctggcggcgcgcggcagggagGGCGAAGGCAAGGCGGCCAGGTCGCTGGCCGAGCTCGTCGACACGGCCGCGCAGGTGTTCCTCTACTCCTCGTCGGCGCTGGCGTTCTCGGTGGACGACTTCGGCACCTGCGGCCACAGGGTCGCCGGCGTCTGCAAGGGCTCCGGCGAGTTCTGCCAGCGGGTCCGCGCGTCCGGTGCCGtctcgatggcggcggccgtcgccCTGGCTGCGTCCAAGTACCTGAAGGACGTGCCGGTCTCGACTTGGTTCAAGGGTGATGAAACGAAGAAGGCGAAGTCGGGTTGTGGCCGCGGCTGCCATTGCCACCATTAG